Proteins encoded by one window of Engraulis encrasicolus isolate BLACKSEA-1 chromosome 21, IST_EnEncr_1.0, whole genome shotgun sequence:
- the LOC134437165 gene encoding E3 ubiquitin-protein ligase TRIM21-like, whose translation MTNIKQHAVDVTLDPDTAQPYLNLSADGKQVKHGDTRQNLPDTPKRFNQSENVLGKEGFSSGKFYYEVQVKGKTAWVIGVVKESVDRKGHIYLNPRYGLWTIWLRDGTYTANANPALNLSLKGKLQRVGVFVDYDAGLVSFYDADCWKHVYSFSKAPFTEKIYPFFSAGGNEEGNSAPLIISPVQVCPIK comes from the exons ATGACAAACATTAAACAACATGCAG TGGATGTGACCCTGGATCCTGATACAGCACAGCCCTATCTCAACCTGTCTGCTGATGGGAAACAAGTGAAGCATGGAGACACACGACAGAATCTCCCAGACACTCCAAAGAGGTTTAATCAGAGTGAAAATGTGTTGGGAAAAGAGGGCTTCTCCTCTGGAAAATTCTACTATGAGGTTCAGGTTAAGGGGAAGACTGCGTGGGTTATAGGAGTGGTCAAGGAGTCTGTTGACAGGAAGGGACATATATACCTGAATCCTAGATATGGTCTCTGGACAATATGGCTGAGAGATGGGACCTACACGGCTAATGCAAATCCCGCTCTTAACCTCTCTCTGAAGGGGAAGCTCCAaagggtgggggtgtttgtggaCTATGACGCAGGTCTGGTCTCATTTTATGATGCAGATTGCTGGAAGCATGTCTACTCATTTAGCAAAGCACCCTTCACTGAGAAAATCTATCCATTCTTCAGCGCTGGTGGTAATGAGGAAGGTAATTCTGCCCCTCTTATAATCTCACCAGTTCAAGTCTGCCCCATCAAGTAA